In Paenibacillus sonchi, a single genomic region encodes these proteins:
- a CDS encoding ABC transporter ATP-binding protein, protein MKAHLSIQKLTKRYKTGDGVTDISLDVKKGEMITLLGPSGCGKTTVLRSVGGFLDPDSGDIMIEGKSVLSAPPEKRPTSMVFQGYNLWPHMTVYENLAFGLKIRKIRKAERDKAISEVLELVRLPGSEKKYPGQLSGGQQQRIAVARSLLLKPAVLLLDEPFSALDAKLRHEMREELREIQAELGLTMVFVTHDQEEALSISDRIVVMNHGQIEQIATPQEIYDEPKSLYVAQFIGKMNFMKGVITEEGIQVGSLHFPNAAGLTGEVTVAVRPEDIVLESSAGSGLHGIIKQIMVLGHYAEVSADIRNHGVIRAFMARDKVKKLQQGQGISVQFSKILAYPQV, encoded by the coding sequence ATGAAGGCTCATTTATCGATACAGAAACTGACGAAACGTTACAAAACTGGCGACGGTGTCACTGATATTTCACTGGATGTGAAGAAAGGAGAGATGATCACCCTGCTTGGCCCTTCCGGCTGCGGTAAAACGACGGTGCTCCGCAGCGTCGGCGGGTTCCTGGACCCGGACTCCGGCGACATCATGATCGAGGGAAAAAGCGTCTTGAGCGCTCCCCCGGAGAAGCGGCCGACATCCATGGTGTTTCAAGGCTATAATTTATGGCCGCATATGACGGTTTATGAGAATTTGGCCTTTGGCCTCAAGATCAGGAAAATCCGGAAGGCCGAACGCGATAAAGCAATTTCAGAGGTGCTTGAGCTGGTCCGGCTGCCCGGCTCGGAGAAAAAATATCCCGGGCAGCTGTCAGGCGGACAGCAGCAGCGTATTGCGGTGGCGAGATCGCTGCTGCTGAAGCCGGCGGTCCTGCTGCTCGATGAGCCATTCTCCGCCCTGGACGCCAAGCTGCGTCACGAGATGCGTGAGGAGCTTCGGGAGATCCAGGCTGAGCTTGGACTGACGATGGTGTTTGTCACCCATGACCAGGAGGAGGCATTATCCATTTCCGACCGGATCGTAGTCATGAACCATGGACAGATCGAGCAAATTGCAACACCGCAGGAAATTTACGACGAGCCGAAATCCTTATACGTCGCTCAATTTATCGGGAAAATGAATTTTATGAAGGGGGTGATCACTGAAGAGGGCATTCAAGTAGGTTCGCTTCACTTTCCCAATGCCGCAGGCCTTACAGGCGAAGTCACTGTAGCGGTTCGGCCCGAGGATATTGTATTGGAGAGCTCAGCAGGAAGCGGGCTTCATGGAATCATTAAACAAATTATGGTGCTTGGGCATTATGCCGAGGTTTCTGCCGACATCCGGAATCATGGCGTGATCCGGGCCTTCATGGCCCGTGACAAGGTTAAGAAACTGCAGCAGGGTCAAGGGATTTCCGTCCAGTTCTCGAAAATTTTGGCGTATCCGCAAGTATAA